Proteins encoded in a region of the Candidatus Providencia siddallii genome:
- the murA gene encoding UDP-N-acetylglucosamine 1-carboxyvinyltransferase, giving the protein MDKFLVKGSTCLNGEIIISASKNAVLPILFATLLTEESVEIQNVPDLMDIDTTIKLLNKLGTKIKRNGSVYVTSNNIKQHCTSYELVKTMRASIWALAPLVARLGHGEVSLPGGCAIGARPVDLHISALEKLGANIILKDGYIKATVNGRLKGAFILMDKISVGATVSVMTAATLAKGVTTIKNAAREPEIEDTANFLNSIGAKIFGAGTSCIVIKGVERLKGGVYRVLPDRIETGTFLIAAAVSKGKIICRKTRPNILHKVLMKLSESGAKIEIGYDWISLDMQGKRPKAVTFHTAPYPGFPTDMQAQFSLLNIIGEGSSKITETIFENRFMHIPELVRMGAKVKIDRNSIICYGVEKLTGAQVMATDLRASISLVIAGCIAEGTTIIDRIYHIDRGYEHIEDKLRSLGADIQRIHYNE; this is encoded by the coding sequence ATGGATAAGTTTTTAGTTAAAGGATCAACTTGCTTAAATGGTGAAATTATTATATCTGCATCAAAAAATGCCGTTTTACCAATTTTGTTTGCTACTCTTTTAACAGAGGAATCTGTAGAAATTCAAAATGTTCCTGATTTAATGGATATTGATACAACTATAAAACTTCTTAATAAATTAGGAACAAAAATTAAACGAAACGGTTCAGTATATGTTACATCTAATAATATAAAACAACATTGTACATCTTATGAGTTAGTAAAAACAATGCGAGCTTCAATTTGGGCACTTGCCCCATTGGTTGCTAGATTAGGTCATGGTGAAGTTTCTTTGCCAGGCGGTTGCGCTATTGGAGCTCGTCCAGTAGATCTACATATTTCTGCTTTAGAAAAACTTGGTGCAAATATAATATTAAAAGATGGTTATATAAAAGCAACAGTTAATGGTAGATTAAAAGGAGCATTTATTTTAATGGATAAAATTAGCGTTGGTGCAACAGTAAGTGTTATGACTGCTGCAACTTTAGCTAAAGGTGTTACTACAATTAAAAATGCAGCTCGTGAACCTGAAATAGAAGATACTGCAAATTTTTTAAATTCTATTGGTGCAAAAATTTTTGGTGCAGGTACAAGTTGTATCGTAATAAAAGGTGTTGAACGTTTAAAGGGTGGCGTGTATCGCGTCTTACCAGATCGTATTGAAACTGGTACATTTTTAATTGCTGCTGCTGTTTCAAAAGGTAAAATAATTTGTCGTAAAACTAGACCTAATATTTTACATAAAGTTTTAATGAAATTAAGCGAATCTGGAGCTAAAATAGAAATTGGTTATGATTGGATATCTCTTGATATGCAAGGTAAAAGACCAAAAGCAGTAACTTTTCATACTGCACCGTATCCAGGTTTTCCGACAGATATGCAAGCACAATTTAGTTTATTAAATATAATTGGAGAAGGTTCTAGTAAAATTACAGAAACAATTTTTGAAAATCGTTTTATGCATATTCCAGAACTTGTTCGTATGGGGGCAAAAGTTAAAATTGATCGTAATAGTATTATTTGTTATGGAGTAGAAAAACTTACTGGTGCGCAAGTTATGGCAACAGATTTGCGTGCATCTATAAGTTTAGTTATTGCAGGTTGTATAGCTGAAGGAACAACAATAATTGATCGAATTTATCATATTGATCGTGGTTATGAACATATTGAAGATAAATTACGTAGTTTAGGAGCAGATATTCAACGTATACATTATAATGAATAA
- a CDS encoding BolA family protein, which yields MKPDEIKQILMKKISLNDVIVTCDFNHFKIIAISDIFKNMNNVKRQQIIYFPLIDYIKNNIIHSVSIKTYTIEEWNNNHKFK from the coding sequence ATGAAACCAGATGAAATTAAACAAATTTTAATGAAAAAAATATCATTAAATGATGTAATTGTTACTTGTGATTTTAATCATTTTAAAATTATTGCTATAAGTGATATATTTAAAAATATGAATAATGTAAAAAGACAACAAATAATTTATTTTCCTTTAATAGATTATATTAAAAATAATATTATTCATTCTGTATCAATTAAAACTTACACAATTGAAGAATGGAATAATAACCATAAATTTAAATAA
- the ampH gene encoding D-alanyl-D-alanine-carboxypeptidase/endopeptidase AmpH, which translates to MKIFFLKTIFILILSIILTFCSTSIEKQSKFLQNNTNLYWFSLNTNKKKINENIDYYANRIFNECNARGMIMIVINKNHIIDRYYGETSPGNYQKPNQNSLIRIASISKLMTSEILIKLEQDKKLSITDTLQQHNYNNVKIPCIYNTPIRLYHLASHTSGLPREQPGGKYGRPVFTWPTKDNRWNWLKTVKLHSIPGKKASYSNLAYDLLADAMVQASKKPYSQLFKDYITSPSNMKDTTYTPTKEQCSRLMKGTRSSSCNNTLAAAGSGGVYSTSTDIKKWMKNLLLKDKKIKNTISRKQNIYFLRKNLLEVKGMDIAGYADEIGLGWIYMKPQNKIPGIYQKTGGGGGFNTYIAIIPEESIGIFVAITRKDNTKFNKLIIFVNKLATLISYKNKNI; encoded by the coding sequence ATGAAGATATTTTTTTTAAAAACAATATTTATACTAATTTTATCGATTATATTAACATTTTGTTCCACTTCTATAGAAAAACAATCAAAATTTTTACAAAATAATACAAATTTATATTGGTTTTCTTTAAATACAAACAAAAAAAAAATAAATGAAAATATCGATTATTATGCAAACCGCATTTTTAATGAATGCAACGCTCGTGGTATGATTATGATTGTTATTAATAAAAATCATATAATAGATCGATATTATGGAGAAACATCACCAGGTAATTATCAAAAACCCAATCAAAATTCATTAATTCGAATCGCATCAATTAGCAAATTAATGACTAGTGAAATACTAATTAAACTTGAACAAGATAAAAAATTATCAATTACTGATACACTTCAACAACATAATTATAACAATGTTAAAATACCATGTATTTATAATACACCAATACGATTATATCATTTAGCTAGTCATACAAGCGGATTACCACGAGAACAACCAGGTGGTAAATATGGCAGACCAGTATTTACTTGGCCTACTAAAGACAATAGATGGAACTGGTTAAAAACTGTTAAATTACATTCAATACCAGGAAAAAAAGCATCATATTCTAATTTAGCTTATGATTTATTAGCTGATGCAATGGTACAAGCGTCTAAAAAACCATATTCTCAATTATTTAAAGATTATATAACATCTCCCTCAAATATGAAAGATACAACATACACACCAACAAAAGAACAATGTTCTCGTTTAATGAAAGGCACAAGATCAAGTTCATGCAATAATACATTAGCAGCAGCAGGAAGTGGTGGGGTTTATTCAACATCAACAGACATAAAAAAATGGATGAAAAATCTTTTATTAAAAGATAAAAAAATAAAAAACACTATATCAAGAAAACAAAATATTTATTTTTTAAGGAAAAATTTATTAGAAGTAAAAGGAATGGATATAGCTGGATATGCTGATGAAATTGGACTTGGATGGATTTACATGAAACCGCAAAATAAAATTCCAGGAATTTATCAAAAAACAGGTGGTGGAGGTGGATTTAATACATATATAGCTATAATTCCAGAAGAAAGTATTGGAATTTTTGTTGCTATCACTCGCAAAGATAATACAAAATTTAACAAATTAATAATTTTCGTTAATAAATTAGCCACTTTAATATCTTATAAAAATAAAAATATATAA